In one window of Juglans regia cultivar Chandler chromosome 3, Walnut 2.0, whole genome shotgun sequence DNA:
- the LOC109011902 gene encoding amino acid transporter ANT1 produces the protein MEQQRKRASVPLLESTSSIGTASMAQTVGNIIVSVVGTGVLGLPFAFRSAGWLAGSIVVLVAGLSSCYCMLLLVQCRRKLASEEESIEMKAYGDLGYKCMGRTGGYLAEFLILITQVGGSVAYLVFIGQNLSSIFKGQGLTLGSSIFLLVPIEIGLSWIGSLSALAPFSIFADCCNVLAMAIVVKDDIQQLVGSEFSFRDRAAITSNIGGLSYAGGMAVFCFGGFGMTLALESSMKEKSTFPKLLAKTFTGITLVYVLFGFSGYMAYGDQTKDIVILNLPHDWWAVAVQVGLCLGLIFTFPIMIHPIREIVEGSLDKSKWFQKLLCNSDYSTRISKFAMYMSRAILVISLAFLASYVPGFGIFASLVGSTLCALISFVLPTTFHLILFGGSLHFWQRALDFFILSCGLLFAAYGTYNTVVGI, from the exons ATGGAGCAACAAAGAAAACGTGCTTCAGTTCCTTTGCTTGAATCTACTTCTTCGATAGGAACAGCTTCAATGGCTCAAACAGTAGGAAACATAATAGTCTCCGTTGTTGGGACGGGTGTGTTGGGGCTTCCTTTCGCTTTCAGAAGTGCCGGTTGGCTTGCCGGTTCGATTGTCGTTCTCGTGGCTGGGCTCTCCAGCTGCTACTGCATGCTCCTCCTT GTTCAATGCAGGCGAAAGTTGGCATCGGAAGAAGAATCAATAGAGATGAAAGCCTACGGCGACTTGGGTTATAAATGCATGGGAAGAACCGGCGGTTATCTAGCAgaatttcttattttgattacCCAAGTTGGAGGTTCAGTGGCATATCTAGTATTTATAGGACAAAACCTTTCATCGATATTCAAAGGCCAAGGTCTCACCTTGGGGTCTTCCATATTTTTGTTGGTACCAATTGAAATTGGCTTGTCATGGATAGGCAGTCTCTCAGCTCTAGCACCGTTTAGTATCTTTGCCGATTGTTGTAATGTGTTAGCTATGGCAATTGTGGTGAAGGATGACATACAACAACTTGTAGGAAGTGAATTTTCGTTTAGGGATAGGGCGGCAATCACATCCAACATAGGAGGACTATCTTACGCAGGAGGGATGGCGGTGTTCTGCTTTGGCGGGTTTGGTATGACACTCGCATTGGAATCctcaatgaaagaaaaatccacATTCCCAAAATTGCTGGCCAAGACTTTCACGGGAATAACCCTCgtgtatgttttgtttggattcTCTGGTTACATGGCCTATGGTGATCAAACAAAAGATATCGTGATTCTTAATCTGCCCCATGATTGGTGGGCAGTAGCAGTTCAG GTTGGCCTGTGCTTGGGGCTAATCTTCACGTTCCCAATCATGATACACCCAATAAGAGAGATTGTGGAAGGAAGTTTAGACAAAAGCAAATGGTTTCAGAAGCTCCTCTGCAACAGTGATTATTCAACCAGAATAAGTAAGTTTGCAATGTATATGAGTCGTGCAATCTTGGTGATCAGCTTGGCGTTCTTGGCCTCGTACGTGCCCGGGTTTGGTATATTTGCCTCACTTGTGGGAAGTACTCTATGTGCACTGATCTCATTTGTTTTGCCAACCACATTTCACCTGATATTGTTTGGTGGTTCTCTCCATTTCTGGCAAAGAGCCttggattttttcattttgtcatgTGGATTGCTTTTTGCTGCTTATGGTACTTACAACACTGTAGTTGGGATTTGA